CTGGCTCCCGCGGAGGTAGTTCGCTCGTGCTGCGGTCGATCGCGCCGCAATGGTGTTCCAGGGGTTCCGGTACCCACCCGTTTCTGCGGCCGGCATGGCACCTCATCCCGATCGGGCTGGCCGAGCTGCATGCACGTCGAAGGCACCGCTCGGGACCGGCAGCCGTTGAGGCCGGGCTCCCTGCGTCGGCTCCAGGCTCCGTAAGGACACTGCGCCCGAGTTGGCTCGTTGCAGCGATGGAGCCTCAGGCCCTCGGGGGAACCCGCCTGTCATTGAGGAGAGTCCCGTGGAGTGGTGGGGTTTAAGGACCGGCGTGGTGGCGTGAAGTAGGCGGCCATCAGCGGGATCCTCCCTGCTCGCGCACGTCCCGAAGACGCACGCCGACATGGTCGCCGCGGTGTTCCGGACGATCTTCGCTCAACCCGACCCCGAGGCCGTCTCGACGGCTGGGACGAGGTCCGTGACCAGCTCGCCGGCTCGTTCCCGAAGGTCGGGCCGCTGATGGACGCAGGCAAGTCCGAGGTCCTCGCTTTCACCGGCTACCCCAAGGCCCACTGGCGCAAGATCTGGTCGACCAACCCACTCGAGCGGATCAACAAAAAGATCAAGCGCCGCAGCCGGGTCGTGGGGATCTTCCCCAACGCCGCCGCGGTCCTCCGCCTCGTCGGCGCGATCCTGGGCGACATGCACGACGAGTGGATCTCAGGCGACCGCCGCTACCTCACAGAGGAGTCCTTGGCCCTGCTCGCCGGCACCATGGATACTGGACACCGCGCCGCCACCAACAGCGGCACGTAGGGCTCCGAGGACCATCTCAAGGCCCACCACCCAGCGGGCCCTGTCCTCGGCGCCATTCCGGCGACCCGAGACACGTTCTCTCGACGTTTTGAGCCAGGACACCTACAGGCGCGCAAGACCCGACAGGTCCTGACCTGCGGCGTGGCGGATCCGGGGCTGATCGTCGTCAAGGCCCCAGCAGCCTGGAGACACAAGGACTCGTCAGCAGTCGCTGAGCCCCCCGACTTATGGTCTGCTCGCGTCTAGGCAGTCCCGGGGCTCCGGTTGCCGATGTGATGCTTGCTTCCTCGGGCTGGAGGTCTCACGGGACCAGGACGGCTCTGCCCGTTACGTCGCCGTTGAGCAGATCTGCGAAGGCGGCGGGTCCTTCATCGAGGGTGTACAGCACGGTCTCGACCGCGATGCTGCCGATCTGAGCTAGGTGCAGCACCTGGCGCTGATCGTCTCGAGTCCCTGTGTAGGAACGTCTGACGTCCACGCCCCAGGCAAGTGATCGCGGGCGGGGGATCGACGGGTATGTCACGGTGCCTCCACCGGCTCCGACCAGTCGCAGCGCACCGTCGCAGGCCATGGATTGGGCGGCCACATCCAAGGTGGCTTGGCTTCCGACGAAGTCGAAGGCAGCGTCGACGCCGTGCCCGTCAGTCAGCTCGCGGATTCCGGACACCACCTCCGCGCCGTTGAGCAGGACTTCGTCCGCACCTGCCAAGGTGGCGGTCTCCAGCTTGTCCCGACTCACATCGACGGCAACGATGCGCGCGTCTGTGGTGGCCTTGAGAATCTGCACTGCGATGTGCCCGAGTCCGCCAGCACCCAGGACGAGCGCAGTCGAGTGTGCACCGAGGCGGTGGCGAGCGCCGTTGATCGCGTGCATCGGTGTCAGGCCGGCGTCCGCGAGCGGCCCCGCTGTCACGGGATCGAGTGTCCCGAGAGGCTCGAGATGCCGGGCCGGCGCCTTCATGTACTCGGCCATCCCGCCGGCCGGGCCGAGGCCCGGGCACGGCGGGGTCCCGATCGCGGTGGCGGAGGTCGAACAGACGTTGTCCCTCCCGTCGAGACAAGCGCGGCAGGTGCCGCAGGCCCAGACCAGGCACACCAGGACCGGGTCTCCTTCGGACCAGCCCGTCACAGCCGACCCCATGGCTGCGATGGTTCCGGCGGTCTCGTGTCCGAGGGTCAGAGCGGGAGTGGGCCGTTGGGGACCGTGGAGCACCGACACGTCGGTGTGGCACAGGCCTGCGCCCGACACCTTCACCAGTACCTCGTCAGGCCCGATCTCGGGTAGGGGGACGTCTCGGAGCTCAAGCACGTGAGGAGCGAGAAGTTGGAGTGCGCGCATGCGGGCCTTCCGATCAGGTCGGGTGCGGGCCGCCGAGGATTCTGTTGCCTGGGAGCGCTGGTGCGCCACTCCGGCGGAGAGAGTGACGCGGTTCCTTGGATCTAGTATCATAATTGGTATGAATGACGGTGTGAAAGACCTGGTTGGGTCCGTCGACCCGGCCGACGCGTTCAGGCTCCGCGTGCGTTCCATGCTCGTCGAGGAGCTGCCGGAGGACTGGGCAGGGGTCGGCAGGCTCGACCATGACGAAGCGAGGGACTTCGCCGAGCGATGGCGTGGCGTGCTGGCGGAGCGCGGCCTCCTGGCAACGTCGTGGCCCATCGAATACGGAGGCGCGGGACTGACCGAGCTCGAACAGGTCGTCATGGCGGAAGAGTTCGCCAAGGTTGGTGTGCCGACCGGCACGATGAACGATCTCTTCAGCATCACGATGATCGGCAACACGATCCTGCACTGGGGCACCGAGGAGCAGAAGCAGCACTTCCTGCCCCGGATCCTGTCTGGCGAGGACGTCTGGTGCCAGGGCTACTCCGAGCCCGGCGCGGGCTCAGACCTCGCTGCACTGTCGACGCGGGCGGTGCTCGACGGCGACGAGTGGGTCATCAACGGACAGAAGATCTGGACGTCCGGCGGACACCTGGCCAACTGGATCTTCGTGCTGGTCCGCACCAATCCCGACGCCCCCAAGCACGGTGGCATCTCGATGCTCCTGGTCCCGATGGACCAAGAGGGTGTTGATGTCCGGCCGATCCGCAACATGGGCGGCGAGACTGATTTCAACGAGGTCTACTTCACCGACGCTCGGTGCCCCAAGAAGAACGTGCTCGGCGAGGTCGACAACGGGTGGCGCGTCGCGATGACCCTGCTGGGCTTCGAGAGGGGTGAATCGGCTGCGACGCTGCCGATCATGTTCCGCGCCGAGCTCGAGCGTCTCTTCGACCTGGCGCGCGAGAACGGTGCTGTGGACGAACCGGCTATGCGCGACAAGCTGGCCGACGCCTACATCGGCAACGAGGTCATGCGTTTCCTCGGCAACGACTCGCTGGCCCGCTACCTCGCCGGCAATCCGCCCGGGCCGGACGCGGCGATCAACAAGCTCTACTGGAGCGAGTACCACCAGGACGTGACGGAGCTGGCGCTCGACGTGCTCGACCGCGAGAGCCTCGTTGCCGAGGGTCGCCGCCCGACGAACACGATCATGTTCCAGACCGACGACGTCGGCGCTCCGAGCACCAGCGCCTCGTGGATCATCACGTTCGCGATCTCGCGCTCCGGGACCATCTACGCCGGCACCTCCGAGATCCAGAAGTCGATCATCGGCGAGAAGCTGCTGGGTCTCCCCAAGTGACGACGCACGCACAGAAGGCAGCAACCATGGAAACCTTGCTCGACGACGACCAGGTGTCGTACCAGCGCAGCCTGCGCAAGTTCTTCAGCACGCAGTGGACCGACGACCAGGTGCGAGCGGACATGGTTGCCGAGGCGCCCGACCGCACGACCTGGCAACGTCTGTCGGCCGAGCTCGGAGTGGCGGGGCTGAACATCCCCGAGGAGCACGGCGGTTCTGGAGGGGCGCCGGCCGAGGCGCTGCTCGTCGCCGAGGAGATGGGTCGCGCACTCTACGGCGGTCCCTACCTGAGCACCGTCGTGCTGGCCGCCAACGCGATCGTGCTCAGCGGCGACGCTGCGATCGCGGGGCAGACCCTCCCGGGGATCGCCGCCGGCGAGGAGACCGCAGCCCTCGCACTCATCGAGAACGGTCGCGACCGCTCCCGGGCCCCGGCGCCGGAGGCGACGTCGACGGACGAGGGGTGGGTCGTCAGTGGCGAGGCCCGGCGGGTCATCGGTGGCGCCGATGCCGATCACTTGCTGGTCGAGGCGTCGACGCCTGCGGGGCGGTCGCTGTTCCTGCTGACTGGCACCGGCGGCATCGAACGCATCGCAACGGAGACCCTCGACCCGACCCGACGCATGGCCACGCTGATTCTCGACGAGGCTCCCGCGCAGCTCGTCGGCAGTGACGGCCAGGCGGCCGAGATCGTCCTGGCACTGAAGCCACTCGTGTCGCTGGCGCTCTCGGCGGAGGCTGTCGGCGGGGCCGCTCGTTGTGTGGACGACACGGTCGAGTACGCGAAGGTCCGCCAGCAGTTTGGCCGACCCGTCGGGTCCTTCCAGGCCGTCAAGCACCGTTGCTCCGAGATGCAGGTCCGTCTGGACGGCGCCCGGGCCGGCGTCCGTCACGCCGGCAAGGTGCTCGTCGACCGCGACGAGGACCTCGACCTGCTCGCGTCGGTCATCAAGGTCTTTGCGACCAGGTCGTACTTCGAGACGGCAGCAGACATGATCCAGCTGCATGGTGGCATCGGCTTCACCTGGGAGCACTCGGCCCACCTGCACTTCAAGAGGGCCAAGTCGTTGGAGCTCTTGGGTGGAACCCACGCCGAACACCGAGCGGCCATCGCCGATGTCGTGCTTGCGTCCCGAGGCTGAGGTCGCCCCAGCCTGGTTCGTCGAGGCTCTGGCAGACCCCGGCGTGACCCGCGCCGTCCAAGTCTGCGGCGTCCGTGTCGAGTACCGGGTGTGGGGGCCGGAAGGCGCGCCCGTCGTGGTTCTGATCCACGGTGGGGCCGCGCACGGTGGGTGGTGGGACCATCTTGGTCCGCACCTGGCGAAGGGGCGCCGCGTGGCGGCCCTCGACCTCTCGGGCCACGGCTCGAGCGGTTCTCGCGTGGACTACGACTTCCTCACCTGGGCCGACGAGGTTGTCGAGGTGGCCTCGGCGGAGGGCTCGGACCAGCCGGTCGTCATCGGTCACAGCATGGGCGGCGTGGTGGCCCTGACGGCCGCCTTCCGTCATGCGGCGCGCCTGGCCGGCGCGGTCATCGTCGATCTGCCGGACTGGGTGCTGGAGGGTCGAGTGCCCCCACGGCTCGAGCAACTGCCCACGCGACGCCACCACGCGTCGCGCGAGTCGGCCGTGCGGCGCTTCCGCGCCCGCCCGGCGGACCCCATGCGGCAGGAGTACATCGAGCGGCACGTGGCGGGGCGCTCGGTCCACCTGACCGCCGATGGCTGGACCTGGCGGTTCGACCACGCGGTGACGACCCACGACTCGTTTCCGGCCGACCTCTGGGGCACTGCGAGGTGCCCAGTCGCCATCGTGCTCGCCGAGCGGAGCCTCCTGGCGTCAGAGGCTGTCGACCAGATGACCGACCGCCTTGGTGGCGTGGAGGTCGTCACCATCGCCGACGCCGGGCACCACATCATGCTCGACCAGCCGTTGGCGCTCCTGGCTGGCCTGGAGGACATCCTCGGCGGATGGTCATGGCGACGCGCGTCAGGTGCGGGATCGGGCTGAGCTGCGGAATCGTCGGAGAGGCACGCTCGGCCGAATGTCGATCGGGCAAAATCCTGCGTATCATAGTGCGAGTGAAGCCCGTCGAAATGAATGCGTTCAGACAGCGCACCCCCAAGGCGTCCGAACGACTCGCTCGCCACCTGGCGACGTCCATCGTCGAGGGGGAGATCGAGGAGGGCGCCCGCCTCCCGCACGAGGGCGAGATGCTGTCGCAGCTGCAGGTGGGCCGCGCAACCCTGCGCGAGGCGCTGCGCCTGCTCGAGGTGTGGGGACTCGTCGTCATCCGCACAGGCCCCGGCGGAGGGCCCACGGTCCGCCGCCCCAGCTCCGGTGAGTTCGCCGAGCAGCTCGCGCTCATGCTGCAGTTCCAGCAGCTGACCCTGCAGGACGTGTCCGACGCGCGGCTGGCCCTGGAGCCGATGATGGCTCGCCTGGCCGCCGAGCGAATCACCCCCGAGGCGATCGCCGAGCTCCGGGACTCCATCGAGATCATGCGGCGCAGCTACGACGACCCGGCCGAGTTCTGGTTGCAGAACGCCCGGTTCCACTCGGCAGTCGCCAAGGCCGGCGAGAGCACGATCATCAGCACGATCATCGACGCGCTGAAGTTCATCGGTGACGGAGCCTCCAGCGGCGTCCACTACGCCCGGCCGGAGCTCGAGGAGGTGGTCCACGCCCACTCGCAGGTCGTCGACCGTCTGGAGGCCGGAGATGCTGAGGGTGCTGCGTCGTCGATGCACCGCCACCTCGACGCCGGGCGTCGCTTCATCGGCAAACAGGCGCCGCAGGCATTGAAGGCCCGCATCCTCTGGCCGGAGTGACCGCGCTCGACCTGCTCAGATGAAGTCGCGCGGCACGTTCGTGAACCGCCGTTCGTCCCGCCGGAACCAACCCGACGAGGCCAGCGTGCCGCCATCCACGCGGATGGACTCACCCGTGATCCACTGGGCGGCGTCGGAGGCCAGGAAGGCGACCAGATCGCCGTGGTCGCGTGGCGTTCCGAACCTGCCCATGGGCACCCAGTTGCCGATCTGGTCGTGGTACTTCGGTGCGATCAGATCGTGCAGGGGGAACTGAGGGGTGTCCGTGACGTCGGGCGCGATCGCATTGACCCGGACGCCGAACTGGCCCACCTCGGTCGACAGGCCGGCGGTGAAGTTGAGGACTGCGGCCTTGTGCGCTGCGTACACCGCACAGTGCGGGACGCCGCGGAAGCCCTCGACGGAGGACACGTTGATGATCGAGCCTGAACGCCGCTCGATCATGCCGGGGAGGAATGTCCGCGTCACGCGCAGCACGTGCTCGAAGTTGACGGCGTAGATGGCGTTCCAGTCTTCCTCGCTGCTCTCCGCGAAGGGGCCCCAGGGTTGATGGTCGCCGACGTTGTTCACCAGGATGTCGAGCCCGGTGTCCATGCCCTGGGCGGCAGCCGCGGCGGTGAGTGCGTCGATCGACGAGCGCTCGCGGACGTCGGCTACGACCCCGGTGGCCTCGTGACCACCGGCGCGGATCGCCTCGACCTCGGCCTCGAGAGCGTCCGCGTCGATGTCGACGAGCAGGAGACGTGCGCCCTTGCGTGCGAGCGCCTCCGCCACCCCGGCGCCGATACCAGCTGCGGCTCCGGTGACGAGGGCGAGCCGGTCGTCGAGGCGGGTCAGGTCGTCGTTCTGCATGGGAGCCTCCGCGTGGAGTTGATGGATACTGGACGAAACTGCATACAGTAAGGATAATAATAACTATGACTATAAATACTGATCCAGTGGCACCCCTCACCGTCGATATCGCGGACATGGCCTCAGCGGTGGGCGCTGAGATCGGTCCCAGCGGGTGGTTGCTGATGGAGCAGTCGCGCATCAATGCCTTCGCAGACGCGACGGGCGACCACCAATGGATCCACGTGGACGAGGAAAGGGCAGCGTCGGGGCCGTTCGGCGCGACGGTCGCGCACGGTTACCTGACCCTCGCCATGGTTCCGCAGCTGCTGGCGGAGATCCTCCACGTCACCGGCCGCACCAGTGGCGTCAACTACGGCATGGAGAAGGTGCGGTTCATCAGCCCCGTGCGCGAGGGCGCAAGGATCCGGATGAGCGGGCGCATCGCCGGGGCAACGCCCCGAGCTGGCGGTATCCAGTACCGGCTCGAGATGGTCATCGAGCTTGAGGGTTCGGAGAAGCCAGCCATGGTCGGTGAGTTCCTGGTGCTCGCCTTCCCCTGACGCCGGCCACTCGTCAGCGACCGGTGAAGATCGGTGCACGTCGCTCCAGGCTCGCCGCGATGCCTTCGCGGCTGTCGGCTGACTGCCACAGACGTGCCTGCTCGCTCGCCTCGCGGTCGAGAGCCTCGACCACCCGGTCGGCGAAGTCGCCGCGCAGCGTCTCTCGGATCGAGTGCACGGCCAGCGGCGCACGGGCGGCAAGCTCCTGGGCCAGTGCGATCGCTCCGTCTCGTTCCTTGCCCGGCTCGGTCAGCCGGTCGGCCAACCCGAGCTCGAGCGCGCGGCCACCGTCGATCCGCTCTGAGCCGACCAGCATCAGTGCGGCAGCCTGCGCGCCGATGATCCGCGGCAGGCTGACCGACAGGCCGAAGCCTTGGTGAAAGCCGAGCGTGGAGAAGTTGGCCAGGAAACGGCTGTGCGTCGATGCGACCCTGAAGTCGGCGGCACACGCCAGCCCGAGTCCTCCGCCGACCGCCGATCCCTGGACGGCGGCGACGACAGGCAGGGGCGACTTGAACAGCCGTGCGCCCTCGGCGTAGAGGCGTCGGGACTCCGCCGCGCGGTCGACACCCTGGGCGGTCACCCCGAAGTTTGCGCCGGCGCAGAAGTGCTTGCCTTCCGAGGCCAGTACAGCGGCGCGGGTCGTGCCGTCCTCAGCCAGGGCGTCGAGGGCGTCGGCGATCGCCGTGATGAGGGGACGGTCGAAGTAGTTGGCCGGGGGCCGAGCGATCTCGAGTATCGCGACCTGACCGTCGTGATCGATCCGCAGCTCGTCGAAGATGGGCAGCGCGGTCATGAGGCCAGCTCCGGTCGGGTGTCGTCGAGGATCATCTGGGCGAAGGACGGCGCCTGGCTGGCGGTCGCCCCGAGTCGTGCCGACAGGTCGATGGTCTCGCCGAAGTCCCCGCTCCACGTGTGCAGCCGCCGGGTCAGCGTGTGGAGTCGGTACTCGCGTGTCATGCCGATAGCGCCGTGCGCCTGGTGGGCGGCTCGGCAGGCCTCGACCGCGTTCTCCGCGCTGACCACCTGGGCGGCGACGACGTCGAACGGATGCAGCTCGGGCTCGATCGCGAGGCGGTCGGCGAGACCGGTCGTCATGACGGCCATCTGCTCGAGCAGAACCACGTGCGCCTGAACGGCTTGAAAGGCGCCTATCGGCCTGCCGAACTGCACGCGCTCCCCGGCATATCGTCGCGTCAGGTCGGCCGTGGCCTGCAGGGCGCCGGCCGTCTGGGCTATTCGTAGGGCTGCGGCCCGGTGGCGGAGCTGCTCGGCCGACGCGCCGGTCGCGACGCCTCGGGGCCTGACGTCCTCGAGCACGAGGGTGTCGCGGGGCTGGCCGGCGAGATCGACCCCGGGCCGGGTCGTGGCGTCGGACGACGCGACCAGCACCGTCTGCCCGTCGTCGTCGACGGCGACGACCAGGTCTACGCTCGCCCCCCACGGCACGTCGATCAGTGTGCCGCTGACCGTGCCGTCGTCGCCTACGACGAGGTTCGTCGGGCCGATCGGGATGGAGTGGCTCGCGGCGCCGTCGATGGGCAGACCGGCCCGCTCGAGCAACCAGGCGGCCGTGGTCGCCTCCACGACGGGCACGTCGACCGCGTGGTACCCCGCGAGCTCAGCGAGCGCCATCAGGTCAGCGAAGGTCCCACCGGAGCCGCCGGCCGCCTCGTCGATCCCGACGAGGTGCAGGTCGAGTCCCCTGAAGGAGTTCCACGGCGACTCGGACAACGGGCCGCACTCCCCGGCCGCGGCGTCGGGCGGCCAGGTCGCGGAGAAGAAGTCCGCAAGAGCCGCGGTCAGGTCAGAGGTGCTCATCGCTGCACCAGTCCTTTCGAGATGACGGAACGCAGGATCTCGGTCGTGCCTCCGCGGAGGGTCCACGACGGAGCGACCAGGATGGCCTGGGCCAGGAGCGCCTCCCACGGGTCGGCAGAGTTCAGCGAGGGGGCGCGCCCGTAGTGTCGCCGAACGAGCGCAAGCGACTCCTGCTCGAACTGGGTCGCCATCTCCTTGACCAGTGCGGCCTCAACCACGGGGAAACGCCCCGCGTCGACGAGCCGGGCGATCGACAGGCTCATGCCCCTGTAGGCCCACAGCCGAGCAAGGATCCGCCCCAGGTCGATCTGAGCGGCCGCGGAGTCGCGGACCGTCTCCGTCGTCGCCCAGCGCTCGAGGATCGGCATCAGTGACATCCACCGATCGACTCCGCCGCGCTCGAGGGCGAGCTCGCTGGTGTTCTGGCCCCAACCTGCCCCGACCTCGCCCAGCCGGGCTGCGTCGGAGAGCTGCAGGTCGTCAAACACGACCTCGCAGAAGTGCTGGGTGCCGTCGATGAACGGAATCGGCGAGATCCTCATGCCGGGGGTGCCCGCCGGGATGATGAACTGCGTCATCCCGCCGTGGCGGTCGTCCGAGGTCCGGAAGAGGCCGAGGATGTGGGTGGCGGTGGCGGCGCCGGACGTCCAGATCTTGGTGCCGTTGACGTGCCAGGTGTTGCCCTCGCGCACGGCTTTCGACCGCAGCGACGCGAGATCGGACCCGGCGTCGGGCTCGCTCATGCCTATGGCGAAGGAGTACTCGCCGCGGGCGATCCCGGGCAGGAGCTCGCGGCGCTGTTCCTCGGTGCCGTTGTGCAGGATGTTCAGACCGGACTGACGGTCGGCGGTCCAGTGGAAACCGATGGGTGCGCCGCGCGTCAGCAGCTCCTCGACCACGATCTGGCGTTCGACTGCCGTGCGTCCGCCCCCGCCGTACTCGGTCGGCAGCGCCATGCCGACCCAGCCCTGGGCTGCGAGGTCGCGTGAGAAGTCGGGGTCGACGTCGCCAGCCATGCCCAGCCCGAGCGGGTAGGTGCCTGGAGGCAGTCGTTCGTCGAGGAATGCGCGGACCTCCGTCTGGAGGTTGCGCTCCTCGTCGGTGAGCTTCGTGGGTGCGAGATTCATGGTGCCTCCGTGGCGGCGGTGAGGTTGTCCGCGTCGAGCTCAGCCAGGACCTCGCCGGTGTGCTCGCCGACGAGGGGCGCCGGCGAGGGAGTCCCCGTGACGAGGCCGTGGAACAGGGACATCGGGGGGATGACCCGGTACCGGCCGGCGTGGGGGTGGTCGACGAGCGGCAACTGGTCGACCAGGTCCTGCAGGCTGGCGACGGCAGTCGCTGGAATGCCTGCCCCGCGGCAATAGGTGAGCCAGGCCCCGGTAGTGCGAGTCGGCGTGATGCGTCGGACGTCGCGGTACAAGGAGTCGGAGTTGGCGATGGTCGCGCGCAGGTCGGCGTACCGGGGGTCGTCGGCCGCGCCTGGCAGGCCGGCTTCGCTGAAGAGCGCCGCATAGTGCTCGGGGCGGTAGGGCAGCAGGTGGACCCAGCCGTCACTCGTCGGGTGAGGTCGCCGGTCGGGAGACAGCACTCGTGGGTACCCCGTTGCGGCACGGTTCGGCGCGAGGGCCGGAGGTTCGCTGATCGCGCCGGCGCCGTGCTCGACGAGCATGAAGGCGCTCATGGCCTGGGTCATCGGAACCTCGACGTGGCGGCCTCGGCCGGTGCGCTCGCGCTCGAGCAACGCGGCCGTGATCGCCTGTGCCATCACCAGCCCGCAGACCTTGTCGGCGAAGATCGTAGGCATCAGACCGGGCTGGCCCGTGACGCGCTCGACGATGTCGGAGACGCCGGTGGCCGCTTGGATGATGTCGTCGTACGCGGGTTCGTCGGCGCGGGGGCTGTCCAACGCGAAGCCCTGCGCCTGACAGTAGACGATGTCGTCACGCAGCGTCTTGACCGATGCGAAGTCCAGGCCGAGACGGGCCAGTGCGCGAGGCCGCATGGTCGACACCACGACGTCGCACCCGCGCACCAGGTCCCCGAGGATCCGGCGTCCCTCGGCGGACTTCAGGTCGACCGAGATCGAACGCTTGTTACGCAACAGGTTCAGGGCGATGCCCGACAGCTCTGGGTGCGGCCCAGGGCCCATCACGCGGTTGGTGTCACCGTCGTGGGCCTCGAGGAGGATCACGTCGGCACCCTGATCGGCGAGGACCTGGGTCGCCAGCGGTCCCATCACGACCCGAGTGAGGTCGAGGACCCGGATGCCTGTTAGGGGCCCACGGGATGTGGTGTCGTCTGTCGTCATGTCTGCTCCAGGTGGGGTGGATGAAACGTATGCTTAAATGAATACATCGTCAACGTCGGTGAACAGGATGTACAGATGACGCGAGATCTTCCAGGTGTCGCACACGACGCCCCCGCGCACGTCAGCGGGCCACACGAGGCATACCTCGCACTCCTCGCCGAGGGCGTCCTCGGCTTCCAGGCCTGCGGGTCGTGCGCCTGCGTCGTGTTCCCGCCGCGCGGACGCTGCTCCGGGTGCGGGGCCGACGCCCTCATGTGGCGGGCCTCGGCCGGGAGAGGTGCGGTGTACTCCACGACGGCGCTGTCCCCCCGCGACAAACCGCCCTACGCCATCGTGCTGATCGACCTCGACGAGGGGTATCGGATGATGTCACGGATCGAGGGGGTCGACGCCGAGGCCACTCGCATCGACGATCGTGTGTCCGTCCGGTTCACGCCGGCTGGCGAGGACGTGCTGCCGCTCTTCGTCCCCGATCGAGGAGACCGCTGATGGACGAGCGCCAGCTGCGTGGCCACACCGCGATCGTGGGCGTCGCCGAGTCCGATCTCGGCGAGGTGGGGCCGGGCGTCACGGCTCTCGACCTGGCCGAGCAGGCGGCTGGACGCGCGCTCGACGATGCCGGCCTGAGCATCGCGGACGTCGACGGGCTCTTCACCCACTCGGCCTTCTTTCCGATGCCGTCCGTGGTGCTGGGTGAGCGGCTCGGCGTCCGACCCCGCCACAGTGACAGCACCGCGACTGGTGGCAGCTCCTTCCTGGCCCACGTCCGCCACGCGGCAGCCGCGATCGAGACAGGGATGTGCGAGGTCGCACTCATCGTCTACGGCAGCAACCAGCGCTCAGCCTCCGGTGGCCTGGTCTCGTCCGGTCAGAATGCGATCCCGTCGTACGAGGTCCCGTTCGGCCCCCGCCTGCCCGTGTCCGCGTACGCGCTGGCTGCCGCGCGCCACATGCACGAGTTCGGCACCTCCCGAGAACAGCTGGCGGAGGTGGCCGTCGCGGCGAGGCGCTGGGCCCAGCTCAATCCGGTGGCCTTCGAGCAGGGAGACCTGACGATCGACGACGTCCTTGGCGCGCGCACGGTGTCGTCGCCGCTGACCGTGCGTGACTGCTGCCTGGTGACAGACGGCGGAGGCGCG
The Nocardioides marinisabuli genome window above contains:
- a CDS encoding alcohol dehydrogenase catalytic domain-containing protein → MKVSGAGLCHTDVSVLHGPQRPTPALTLGHETAGTIAAMGSAVTGWSEGDPVLVCLVWACGTCRACLDGRDNVCSTSATAIGTPPCPGLGPAGGMAEYMKAPARHLEPLGTLDPVTAGPLADAGLTPMHAINGARHRLGAHSTALVLGAGGLGHIAVQILKATTDARIVAVDVSRDKLETATLAGADEVLLNGAEVVSGIRELTDGHGVDAAFDFVGSQATLDVAAQSMACDGALRLVGAGGGTVTYPSIPRPRSLAWGVDVRRSYTGTRDDQRQVLHLAQIGSIAVETVLYTLDEGPAAFADLLNGDVTGRAVLVP
- a CDS encoding acyl-CoA dehydrogenase family protein, which produces MNDGVKDLVGSVDPADAFRLRVRSMLVEELPEDWAGVGRLDHDEARDFAERWRGVLAERGLLATSWPIEYGGAGLTELEQVVMAEEFAKVGVPTGTMNDLFSITMIGNTILHWGTEEQKQHFLPRILSGEDVWCQGYSEPGAGSDLAALSTRAVLDGDEWVINGQKIWTSGGHLANWIFVLVRTNPDAPKHGGISMLLVPMDQEGVDVRPIRNMGGETDFNEVYFTDARCPKKNVLGEVDNGWRVAMTLLGFERGESAATLPIMFRAELERLFDLARENGAVDEPAMRDKLADAYIGNEVMRFLGNDSLARYLAGNPPGPDAAINKLYWSEYHQDVTELALDVLDRESLVAEGRRPTNTIMFQTDDVGAPSTSASWIITFAISRSGTIYAGTSEIQKSIIGEKLLGLPK
- a CDS encoding acyl-CoA dehydrogenase family protein; this translates as METLLDDDQVSYQRSLRKFFSTQWTDDQVRADMVAEAPDRTTWQRLSAELGVAGLNIPEEHGGSGGAPAEALLVAEEMGRALYGGPYLSTVVLAANAIVLSGDAAIAGQTLPGIAAGEETAALALIENGRDRSRAPAPEATSTDEGWVVSGEARRVIGGADADHLLVEASTPAGRSLFLLTGTGGIERIATETLDPTRRMATLILDEAPAQLVGSDGQAAEIVLALKPLVSLALSAEAVGGAARCVDDTVEYAKVRQQFGRPVGSFQAVKHRCSEMQVRLDGARAGVRHAGKVLVDRDEDLDLLASVIKVFATRSYFETAADMIQLHGGIGFTWEHSAHLHFKRAKSLELLGGTHAEHRAAIADVVLASRG
- a CDS encoding alpha/beta fold hydrolase gives rise to the protein MSCLRPEAEVAPAWFVEALADPGVTRAVQVCGVRVEYRVWGPEGAPVVVLIHGGAAHGGWWDHLGPHLAKGRRVAALDLSGHGSSGSRVDYDFLTWADEVVEVASAEGSDQPVVIGHSMGGVVALTAAFRHAARLAGAVIVDLPDWVLEGRVPPRLEQLPTRRHHASRESAVRRFRARPADPMRQEYIERHVAGRSVHLTADGWTWRFDHAVTTHDSFPADLWGTARCPVAIVLAERSLLASEAVDQMTDRLGGVEVVTIADAGHHIMLDQPLALLAGLEDILGGWSWRRASGAGSG
- a CDS encoding FadR/GntR family transcriptional regulator, giving the protein MKPVEMNAFRQRTPKASERLARHLATSIVEGEIEEGARLPHEGEMLSQLQVGRATLREALRLLEVWGLVVIRTGPGGGPTVRRPSSGEFAEQLALMLQFQQLTLQDVSDARLALEPMMARLAAERITPEAIAELRDSIEIMRRSYDDPAEFWLQNARFHSAVAKAGESTIISTIIDALKFIGDGASSGVHYARPELEEVVHAHSQVVDRLEAGDAEGAASSMHRHLDAGRRFIGKQAPQALKARILWPE
- a CDS encoding SDR family NAD(P)-dependent oxidoreductase, which translates into the protein MQNDDLTRLDDRLALVTGAAAGIGAGVAEALARKGARLLLVDIDADALEAEVEAIRAGGHEATGVVADVRERSSIDALTAAAAAQGMDTGLDILVNNVGDHQPWGPFAESSEEDWNAIYAVNFEHVLRVTRTFLPGMIERRSGSIINVSSVEGFRGVPHCAVYAAHKAAVLNFTAGLSTEVGQFGVRVNAIAPDVTDTPQFPLHDLIAPKYHDQIGNWVPMGRFGTPRDHGDLVAFLASDAAQWITGESIRVDGGTLASSGWFRRDERRFTNVPRDFI
- a CDS encoding MaoC family dehydratase, whose protein sequence is MAPLTVDIADMASAVGAEIGPSGWLLMEQSRINAFADATGDHQWIHVDEERAASGPFGATVAHGYLTLAMVPQLLAEILHVTGRTSGVNYGMEKVRFISPVREGARIRMSGRIAGATPRAGGIQYRLEMVIELEGSEKPAMVGEFLVLAFP
- a CDS encoding enoyl-CoA hydratase/isomerase family protein, yielding MTALPIFDELRIDHDGQVAILEIARPPANYFDRPLITAIADALDALAEDGTTRAAVLASEGKHFCAGANFGVTAQGVDRAAESRRLYAEGARLFKSPLPVVAAVQGSAVGGGLGLACAADFRVASTHSRFLANFSTLGFHQGFGLSVSLPRIIGAQAAALMLVGSERIDGGRALELGLADRLTEPGKERDGAIALAQELAARAPLAVHSIRETLRGDFADRVVEALDREASEQARLWQSADSREGIAASLERRAPIFTGR